A genomic region of Brevibacillus sp. JNUCC-41 contains the following coding sequences:
- a CDS encoding GerAB/ArcD/ProY family transporter gives MNQAGVNEKYKVSPFYVFFLVHSMQTGVGVLSFQRVLAKSAGTDGWISILLAGLIVHVLIWIIYKILSIVPGDIISANNHAFGKWIGNFFSLLFILYFMIIGMDMIISYINVIHVWMFEAVASWAFTVVFLLLIYYINTGGFRTITGIAFLSVILSYWIFFVPFYAMKYSEFTNLLPIFDHNLLDILKGTRSTSLTFLGFEMILMFYPFIKDAKTSQKYAHGGALTTTLLTVFIYLVSLIFYSHKQLELTIWPTLTMTSIVELPFIQRFEYIEVSWWAIFVIPNMTICLWAASRGIKRILNVKQKYPLWAISIIILITNIFVFDQDSLYILNKIINPYAVLFLTLYLPLLLAIIYIKKRRKRL, from the coding sequence ATGAACCAAGCTGGTGTTAATGAAAAATATAAGGTATCACCGTTCTATGTGTTTTTTTTAGTGCATTCCATGCAAACGGGAGTAGGCGTTTTAAGTTTTCAAAGAGTTTTAGCAAAGTCGGCGGGAACTGATGGCTGGATTTCGATACTACTTGCCGGACTGATCGTTCATGTATTGATCTGGATCATATATAAAATATTAAGTATCGTTCCAGGTGATATCATTTCTGCCAATAATCATGCATTCGGAAAATGGATTGGGAATTTTTTCAGTCTATTATTCATTCTTTACTTTATGATCATTGGGATGGATATGATTATCAGCTATATAAATGTCATACATGTTTGGATGTTTGAAGCGGTAGCTTCTTGGGCGTTTACAGTGGTTTTCTTGCTTCTGATCTATTATATAAATACGGGAGGCTTCCGTACAATTACGGGAATTGCCTTTTTAAGCGTCATTTTGTCTTACTGGATTTTCTTTGTCCCATTTTATGCCATGAAATACTCTGAATTCACCAATTTGCTCCCTATATTCGACCACAATCTATTGGATATACTGAAGGGAACGAGAAGTACTTCCTTAACTTTTCTTGGTTTTGAAATGATCCTGATGTTTTATCCGTTCATCAAAGATGCTAAAACATCACAAAAATATGCTCATGGAGGGGCATTAACAACAACCTTATTAACCGTTTTCATTTATTTAGTTTCACTGATTTTTTATTCACACAAACAGTTGGAGCTAACTATCTGGCCGACACTTACAATGACCAGCATTGTCGAACTGCCCTTTATTCAGCGATTTGAATATATAGAAGTTTCTTGGTGGGCCATTTTTGTCATACCCAACATGACCATCTGCTTGTGGGCTGCCAGCAGGGGTATCAAGCGCATATTAAATGTTAAGCAAAAGTATCCATTATGGGCGATATCCATTATTATCCTAATCACTAATATATTTGTTTTTGATCAAGATTCCCTATATATATTGAATAAAATCATCAATCCATACGCCGTGCTTTTCCTTACATTATATTTGCCTCTTCTTTTAGCCATCATTTATATAAAGAAAAGGAGGAAACGTTTATGA
- the cysI gene encoding assimilatory sulfite reductase (NADPH) hemoprotein subunit: MVNPLLKAPEGPPSDVEQIKDKSDYLRGTLGEVMQDRISAGIPDDDNRLMKHHGSYLQDDRDLRNERQKQKLEPAYQFMLRVRMPGGVAQPSQWLVMDDLAQKYGNGTLKLTTRQTFQMHGILKWNMKKTIQEIHASMLDTIAACGDVNRNVMCNSIPFQSEIHSEVYEWSKKLSDYLLPRTRAYHEIWLDEEKVVGTPELEEVEPMYGKLYLPRKFKIGIAVPPSNDIDVYSQDLGFIAIVENGKLIGFNVAIGGGMGMTHGDKATYPQLAKVIGFCNPDQILDVAEKVITIQRDYGNRSVRKNARFKYTVDRLGLETVKAELENRLEWKLDEARTYHFDNNGDRYGWVKGMQGKWHFTLFVEGGRIADSNDYMLMTGLREIAKIHSGDFRLTANQNLIIADVSNQKKKKIIELLETYGLTDGAHHSALRRSSIACVALPTCGLAMAEAERYLPVLLDKVEAIVDENGLRNEEITIRMTGCPNGCARHALGEIGFIGKAPGKYNMYLGAAFDGSRLSKMYRENIGEEEILKELRVLLSRYAKERQQGEHFGDFVINAGIVKEVTDGMNFHD; the protein is encoded by the coding sequence ATGGTGAACCCACTATTGAAAGCACCAGAAGGCCCGCCTAGTGATGTGGAGCAAATTAAAGACAAAAGCGATTATTTGCGAGGTACACTTGGAGAAGTGATGCAGGATCGGATTAGTGCCGGTATTCCGGATGATGACAATCGACTAATGAAACATCACGGCAGTTATTTGCAGGATGACCGGGATCTGCGCAATGAGCGTCAGAAACAAAAACTGGAGCCTGCTTATCAGTTTATGTTGCGTGTCCGCATGCCCGGCGGGGTGGCACAGCCTTCTCAATGGCTTGTTATGGATGACCTTGCTCAAAAATACGGTAACGGGACCTTGAAATTGACCACAAGACAAACATTTCAAATGCATGGTATTTTGAAATGGAATATGAAAAAAACCATTCAGGAAATCCATGCTTCCATGCTGGATACCATCGCTGCATGCGGAGATGTAAACCGGAACGTAATGTGCAATTCGATTCCATTTCAATCCGAAATCCATTCCGAAGTATATGAATGGTCGAAAAAATTGAGTGATTACCTCTTGCCACGTACAAGGGCGTACCATGAAATCTGGCTGGATGAAGAAAAGGTGGTCGGTACTCCTGAATTGGAGGAGGTCGAACCAATGTACGGAAAGCTTTATTTGCCAAGGAAGTTTAAAATCGGCATTGCGGTACCTCCATCCAATGACATTGATGTCTACTCCCAGGATCTTGGCTTCATAGCCATTGTTGAAAATGGAAAACTCATTGGTTTTAATGTGGCGATCGGCGGCGGTATGGGAATGACCCATGGTGACAAGGCGACATATCCCCAACTAGCCAAGGTAATCGGCTTTTGCAACCCAGATCAAATACTGGATGTGGCTGAAAAAGTCATTACGATTCAGCGTGATTATGGAAATCGTTCCGTACGGAAAAATGCACGATTCAAGTATACGGTTGACCGGCTTGGGCTCGAAACGGTAAAGGCTGAATTGGAAAATCGTCTAGAATGGAAGTTGGATGAAGCGAGAACTTATCATTTTGATAATAATGGTGACCGCTATGGATGGGTAAAAGGCATGCAAGGAAAATGGCATTTTACACTATTTGTCGAAGGTGGCCGAATTGCCGATTCCAATGATTACATGCTGATGACGGGTTTGCGTGAAATCGCAAAGATCCATTCGGGTGATTTCCGTTTGACGGCCAATCAAAACCTGATCATTGCAGATGTGTCAAATCAGAAAAAGAAAAAAATCATAGAATTGCTTGAAACATACGGTTTGACGGATGGTGCACATCATTCGGCGCTCCGACGCAGCTCGATTGCATGCGTGGCACTTCCAACATGCGGGTTGGCAATGGCCGAAGCAGAGCGCTATTTGCCGGTTCTGCTTGATAAAGTCGAGGCCATCGTAGATGAAAACGGGCTGAGAAACGAAGAAATTACGATACGCATGACCGGTTGCCCGAATGGCTGTGCCCGGCATGCACTCGGGGAAATAGGTTTTATCGGTAAGGCACCTGGCAAATACAATATGTATCTCGGTGCTGCATTCGACGGAAGCCGATTAAGCAAAATGTACCGTGAAAATATCGGTGAAGAAGAGATATTAAAAGAGTTGCGTGTACTTCTTTCCCGATATGCAAAAGAACGTCAGCAAGGAGAGCATTTCGGTGACTTTGTCATCAATGCGGGCATCGTTAAAGAAGTGACGGATGGAATGAATTTTCATGATTGA
- a CDS encoding Ger(x)C family spore germination protein yields MRKLFLVILAFPLLCSCAEPRVVDEVNMSQAIGYDIRKDKIIEGMFIIPIFQQDKMGKYQILTGTSTTTSDVQAIVSKKADKPVMLGQTRIVLFSEKIVHEIGMTELTDYLYREPQLGNRVFLAIVEGKVKDFVNTKPPNTNVNIGIYLSDLINQQIETGNGPDTNLHLFLGNSLETGGDSFLPLFKLINKEVAVSGVALFHENKMVSKVRTDDMFIFKTLVQNHRRGIYKFKLKDKKSSYIVVESIRSGSSFDVSASERNPSITIKLKIKGQIKESMRSDNLTNRKMIKKIEKEMEDDITKQANHLIKDFQKKSLDPIGLNEKYHAKNKQMTYEQWRKVYPMMDIKIETKVDILQTGVSE; encoded by the coding sequence ATGAGAAAATTATTTCTTGTCATCTTGGCTTTTCCCCTCCTTTGCAGCTGTGCCGAGCCAAGAGTGGTTGATGAAGTCAATATGTCCCAAGCTATTGGCTACGATATACGAAAGGATAAAATAATCGAAGGAATGTTCATCATCCCTATCTTCCAACAGGACAAGATGGGTAAGTATCAAATCTTAACTGGAACATCGACAACAACGAGTGATGTTCAGGCTATCGTATCCAAAAAAGCGGATAAACCGGTGATGCTTGGACAGACACGCATCGTTTTATTTAGCGAAAAAATCGTACATGAAATAGGAATGACAGAACTGACCGACTATCTCTACCGTGAGCCTCAACTTGGAAACAGGGTCTTTTTGGCCATCGTTGAAGGAAAGGTCAAGGATTTCGTAAATACAAAACCACCAAATACGAATGTAAATATCGGAATCTATTTATCGGATTTGATCAATCAACAAATTGAAACAGGGAACGGCCCGGATACAAACCTCCATCTTTTTTTAGGAAACTCTCTAGAAACAGGCGGCGATTCGTTTCTTCCTTTGTTTAAGTTAATTAATAAAGAAGTTGCAGTATCAGGAGTGGCCTTGTTTCATGAAAATAAAATGGTCAGTAAAGTTCGAACGGATGATATGTTCATTTTCAAGACATTAGTTCAAAACCATAGGCGGGGAATTTACAAATTTAAATTAAAAGACAAGAAAAGTAGCTATATCGTAGTGGAAAGTATACGAAGCGGATCAAGTTTTGATGTATCCGCCTCAGAAAGAAATCCGTCCATTACGATTAAGCTCAAAATTAAAGGACAAATCAAGGAATCTATGCGAAGTGACAACCTTACCAATAGAAAGATGATAAAAAAAATTGAAAAGGAAATGGAAGATGATATAACCAAGCAAGCGAACCATCTTATTAAAGATTTTCAGAAAAAATCCCTTGACCCGATTGGATTGAATGAAAAATATCACGCCAAAAATAAACAAATGACCTATGAACAATGGAGAAAGGTCTATCCCATGATGGACATTAAAATAGAAACCAAAGTTGACATTCTCCAAACCGGGGTCTCTGAATAA